A section of the Scleropages formosus chromosome 12, fSclFor1.1, whole genome shotgun sequence genome encodes:
- the xbp1 gene encoding LOW QUALITY PROTEIN: X-box-binding protein 1 (The sequence of the model RefSeq protein was modified relative to this genomic sequence to represent the inferred CDS: deleted 2 bases in 1 codon): protein MVVVTGAGGAQKVLFISGKEAALSQGRLSRSVSVILQSSRTPPVSSDSDSNGSGPPLRKRQRLTHLSPEEKALRRKLKNRVAAQTARDRKKAKMGELEQQVLELELENQKLHIENRLLREKTDGLLMENEDLRQRLGLDTLESKEKVQVMQAIVDNMDLVTGSSESAALRLRVSAAGAGPVVPKAEEFHMDNCSPAPADSESDVLLGILDILDPELFLKCSVPEAQDLQEFGQDMASPLPTTPSSSVGATPVKLEAVNELIHFDHIYTRPVEEVVSMDQGEVKLEDAVEMVSVKDEPEELAAIPRMNVDGLLSPISPLPGCADSSCLDAYSDSGYEQSPSPFSNMSSPLCSEASWDDVFASELFPQLISV, encoded by the exons ATGGTTGTCGTGACAGGAGCGGGGGGCGCTCAGAAAGTGCTCTTCATCTCGGGGAAAGAGGCTGCTTTGAGCCAGGGGCGACTCAGCCGCTCCGTATCAGTTATACTGCAGTCCTCCAGGACTCCGCCGGTGTCCTCGGATTCTGACTCGAACGGATCCGGACCACCGCTCCGCAAGCGGCAGAGACTCACTCATCTGAGTCCTGAAGAAAAAGCGCTCCGAAG GAAGCTGAAGAACAGAGTGGCTGCTCAAACAGCACGGGatagaaaaaaggcaaaaatgggAGAACTGGAGCAGCAAGTTCTGGAGTTAGAGTTGGAG AATCAAAAACTTCACATTGAAAACAGACTTCTGCGTGAAAAGACAGATGGCCTACTGATGGAAAATGAAGACTTGCGTCAGAGGCTTGGGTTGGATACACTAGAATCTAAAGAGAAG GTACAAGTCATGCAGGCCATTGTGGACAACATGGATTTGGTGACCGGGTCTTCTGAGTCCGCAGCACTCAGGCTACGTGTG TCTGCAGCAGGTGCAGGCCCAGTTGTCCCCAAAGCTGAGGAGTTCCACATGGATaactgcagtcctgctcctgCAGACTCTGAG TCTGATGTCCTGCTTGGCATTCTGGACATCCTTGACCCAGAGCTGTTCCTCAAGTGCAGTGTTCCAGAAGCCCAGGACCTGCAGGAGTTTGGCCAGGACATGGCAAGCCCACTACCTACCACCCCATCTTCGTCTGTGGGGGCCACACCAGTTAAGCTGGAAGCCGTTAATGAACTGATTCACTTTGACCACATCTACACTAGGCCTGTGGAGGAGGTGGTCTCCATGGATCAGGGTGAGGTGAAGTTGGAGGATGCTGTGGAGATGGTATCTGTCAAAGATGAGCCAGAGGAATTGGCTGCAATTCCCAGAATGAATGTGGATGGCCTACTTTCCCCAATCTCCCCTCTCCCTGGCTGTGCTGACTCCTCCTGTCTGGATGCATACAGCGACTCTGGCTATGAGCAGTCACCCTCCCCCTTCAGCAACATGTCCTCCCCCCTCTGTTCAGAAGCCTCCTGGGATGATGTCTTTGCCAGTGAACTGTTTCCCCAGCTGATCAGTGTGTAA